Proteins encoded together in one Marispirochaeta sp. window:
- a CDS encoding divergent PAP2 family protein, whose translation MQIPVSLLIALGVQQLCQLIKFVAYSVRDRRINPRYFVSSGGMPSAHSAFVTALCVSVGVRGGFGSEVFSATLVLAFIVIHDAVRVRGALQQVILILKTNHPGQGNPAAGLPDTIGHDAAEIAAGIFLGILLALPLAVLTQTM comes from the coding sequence ATGCAAATACCCGTTTCCCTGCTCATAGCCCTTGGGGTGCAGCAGTTATGTCAGCTGATAAAATTTGTTGCCTATTCCGTCCGGGATCGGCGCATAAATCCCCGGTACTTCGTCTCATCAGGCGGCATGCCCTCCGCCCATTCCGCTTTTGTAACAGCCCTCTGCGTCTCAGTCGGCGTTCGCGGCGGTTTCGGGTCTGAGGTATTCTCTGCTACCCTGGTGCTTGCCTTTATCGTTATTCACGACGCAGTACGGGTTCGCGGGGCCCTGCAGCAGGTTATTCTGATTCTTAAGACCAACCACCCCGGGCAGGGGAATCCCGCAGCAGGACTGCCTGACACTATCGGCCATGATGCTGCAGAGATCGCTGCAGGCATCTTCCTGGGGATCCTTCTTGCCCTGCCTCTGGCTGTACTGACACAGACTATGTAG
- a CDS encoding ATP-binding protein, whose translation MISRHACLLVLLICVSPLFADSVIQVENHGLTELNGPWQIRHEPPAGLPELSEWINWSEWRSIDLPAEPDPGEREYPVFRLVREFFVPSELKEERLFLLMGKRWGAVRVYINGIEILTHGSFAPGYHYHEARRVNAPIPKGVLRYNAVNWLDIHYSPEADRTIITPPAFGFEQDYWFHEGLVNFINVDLYRYLSFLSLFVAFFYFMQFFVRPKERNNLIFALVNVGFAVYLIRLGYSFPQLPFIPFFAFSKAIFFPAVTLMTSFVARYLESTRLKRQMPYFWTVSVLSFLAILFFGRSTLMVDTIFAVSLIVVGIQIILMAVITAGAYRRGVPDTLPMLIGVYIGAVIGAHDIIYMMLRIYPVWWIQGIAIFAFDMGVFASLAMRSMRLHSELERYSEMIEQKVMDRTRELQRANTDLQGAMEAARHASQAKSRFLANISHEMRTPLNCIIGFSEMISRSVDRDQKKNLDVVLEESERLLTLINQLLDIEKIEAGKISLDAAPFNLKEFLKGIENSFAVHCAEKGLYLKVEEGEGVPELIEADSFRLRQVLDNLVSNAVKFTSRGGVTVSVKVEVRQSEQELILKFSVADTGIGIPREQSETIFESFEQGDSSRTRLYGGTGLGTTITKQLVALMKGEIGLESEMGIGSLFWFTMPCRIPVDDEFPKAMNPVPGRVELIQENPRILVVEDYRPNRVIAQAHLESLGCRVIEAVNGREAVDLAAETSFDLILMDIQMPEMDGLEATAQIRQGRNRETPIIGLTANAFPEDLRLYREAGMNGVLTKPLRREAFLSDVASWLTKGTVLKKQFYESADPTTVCDFESLIQELGEDRDSALHMVREFSKGLSEQLERIEDALETKNWDLLHRELHSLKGGGLNLFAFQIADAAGKAELAAKDSEEKRVQTELPGLKTAVESFRRYVQDLA comes from the coding sequence ATGATTTCTCGACATGCATGTTTATTGGTTTTACTCATCTGTGTCTCGCCTTTGTTCGCCGATTCGGTTATTCAGGTAGAGAATCATGGGTTAACGGAATTGAACGGCCCCTGGCAAATCCGGCATGAACCCCCGGCAGGGCTGCCGGAACTTTCCGAGTGGATAAATTGGTCGGAGTGGAGGAGCATAGATCTTCCAGCCGAGCCGGATCCCGGTGAACGGGAGTACCCGGTTTTTCGTCTTGTGCGGGAGTTTTTTGTCCCTTCGGAGCTTAAGGAAGAACGGCTCTTCCTGCTGATGGGGAAACGCTGGGGTGCTGTCCGGGTCTATATAAACGGTATCGAGATCCTGACCCACGGCAGTTTTGCTCCGGGCTATCATTACCATGAAGCCCGCAGGGTGAACGCGCCCATTCCGAAGGGGGTTCTCCGTTATAACGCGGTCAACTGGCTGGATATCCACTATAGCCCCGAGGCTGACCGGACCATCATTACTCCTCCGGCTTTCGGATTCGAACAGGACTATTGGTTCCATGAAGGTCTGGTAAATTTCATCAATGTTGATCTGTACCGTTATCTCTCTTTTCTTTCTCTTTTTGTGGCCTTTTTCTACTTCATGCAGTTTTTTGTACGCCCCAAAGAACGAAACAATCTTATCTTCGCACTGGTAAATGTCGGATTTGCGGTGTATTTGATACGTCTGGGGTACTCTTTTCCTCAGCTCCCCTTTATTCCTTTCTTTGCTTTTTCCAAAGCAATCTTTTTTCCGGCGGTCACCCTGATGACCTCTTTTGTTGCCCGCTATCTGGAATCAACGAGACTGAAGCGGCAAATGCCCTATTTCTGGACCGTCAGTGTGCTCTCCTTTTTGGCGATACTCTTCTTCGGAAGATCCACCCTGATGGTAGACACAATTTTTGCCGTTTCCCTCATTGTAGTCGGTATCCAGATTATCCTGATGGCTGTTATTACCGCCGGTGCCTACCGCAGGGGAGTCCCTGACACCCTGCCCATGCTGATTGGCGTGTATATTGGTGCGGTCATTGGTGCCCACGATATTATCTACATGATGCTCAGGATCTATCCTGTCTGGTGGATACAGGGGATAGCCATTTTTGCCTTTGACATGGGGGTCTTTGCATCTCTGGCAATGCGCTCAATGCGTCTTCACAGTGAGCTGGAGCGTTATTCAGAGATGATTGAGCAGAAGGTTATGGACCGTACCAGGGAGCTGCAACGGGCCAATACCGATTTGCAGGGGGCCATGGAGGCCGCGCGGCATGCCAGCCAGGCAAAGAGCCGCTTTCTGGCCAATATCAGCCACGAAATGCGGACACCCCTGAACTGCATCATCGGTTTCAGCGAGATGATCAGCCGCAGTGTCGACCGGGACCAGAAGAAGAACCTTGATGTTGTGCTTGAGGAGTCTGAGCGGCTCCTGACTCTGATAAATCAATTATTGGATATAGAAAAAATCGAGGCTGGAAAAATCTCCCTGGACGCTGCGCCTTTTAATCTGAAGGAATTCCTTAAAGGCATTGAGAACAGCTTTGCAGTTCATTGCGCTGAGAAAGGACTCTATCTGAAGGTGGAAGAGGGAGAAGGAGTCCCCGAACTTATTGAAGCAGACTCCTTTCGCCTGCGGCAGGTTTTGGACAATCTTGTCAGCAATGCCGTCAAGTTTACCTCCCGGGGGGGAGTTACGGTTTCGGTTAAAGTCGAAGTGCGTCAGAGTGAACAGGAGCTTATTCTGAAATTTTCTGTTGCTGATACGGGTATCGGTATTCCCCGCGAACAGTCGGAAACCATCTTTGAGAGCTTCGAGCAGGGAGACAGCAGCAGAACCCGTCTGTACGGCGGTACAGGTCTGGGTACGACCATAACCAAGCAGCTTGTTGCCCTTATGAAGGGTGAGATCGGGCTTGAAAGCGAAATGGGGATCGGGTCCCTGTTCTGGTTTACCATGCCCTGCCGTATTCCCGTGGATGATGAGTTTCCGAAGGCGATGAATCCTGTACCCGGAAGAGTGGAGTTGATTCAGGAGAATCCGAGAATTCTGGTAGTTGAGGATTATCGTCCCAATCGGGTCATTGCACAGGCCCATCTTGAATCTCTGGGCTGCCGTGTAATTGAGGCTGTTAACGGGCGGGAAGCGGTTGATTTGGCGGCAGAGACGAGCTTTGATCTTATTCTGATGGATATTCAAATGCCCGAAATGGATGGTTTGGAGGCTACCGCTCAGATCAGGCAGGGCCGCAATCGGGAAACTCCAATTATCGGGCTTACGGCAAACGCTTTTCCTGAGGACCTTCGCTTGTACCGCGAAGCCGGTATGAACGGTGTTCTAACGAAGCCCTTGCGCAGAGAGGCTTTTTTATCGGATGTTGCCTCCTGGCTTACCAAGGGTACTGTTTTGAAAAAACAGTTTTATGAATCTGCCGACCCGACGACGGTCTGCGATTTTGAATCCCTGATTCAGGAACTGGGAGAAGACCGGGATTCCGCACTGCATATGGTCCGGGAGTTCAGCAAGGGCCTGAGTGAACAGTTGGAGCGGATTGAGGACGCCCTGGAAACAAAGAACTGGGATCTTCTGCACCGCGAGCTTCATTCCCTTAAAGGTGGGGGCTTGAATCTCTTCGCCTTCCAAATCGCCGATGCTGCCGGGAAGGCTGAACTTGCGGCAAAGGATAGTGAAGAGAAGAGGGTACAGACCGAACTGCCGGGCCTTAAGACTGCCGTGGAATCCTTCAGGAGATATGTTCAGGACCTTGCCTGA
- a CDS encoding rhomboid family intramembrane serine protease: MSVPFYRKRLPFVYSNAALTLIIINVGVFFLNYAIPNTRVLLAMVPPWIVSRGYIWQFVTYMFTHADMSHILFNMLGLFFFGVQVEHRMGSYEFVLFYMATGILAGIFSFLIFYITGTLTVLLGASGAVFAVLLAFAVYYPDARIFIMGIIPVKSTHLVIGYTAIELFSQVVSVNTGIAHMTHLAGFGFAFLYFILRLGINPIDVFRGGSGRGGYWR; this comes from the coding sequence ATGAGTGTCCCCTTTTACCGAAAACGGCTTCCTTTTGTGTACAGTAACGCGGCGCTTACGCTGATTATCATCAATGTGGGTGTCTTTTTTTTGAACTATGCCATTCCGAATACCAGGGTGCTCCTGGCAATGGTACCTCCCTGGATTGTGTCCAGGGGATATATATGGCAGTTTGTTACTTATATGTTTACCCATGCCGATATGTCGCATATTCTGTTTAATATGCTGGGGCTCTTCTTTTTCGGCGTACAGGTGGAACACCGCATGGGAAGTTATGAGTTTGTACTTTTCTACATGGCAACGGGGATTCTCGCCGGGATATTCTCGTTCCTCATTTTTTACATAACCGGAACACTTACTGTTCTGCTGGGTGCCTCCGGCGCGGTGTTCGCTGTGCTGCTGGCCTTTGCTGTCTACTATCCTGACGCCAGAATTTTTATTATGGGTATCATTCCGGTAAAATCGACACATCTTGTTATTGGATATACAGCGATCGAATTATTCTCTCAGGTTGTCAGTGTCAATACAGGAATCGCACATATGACCCATCTTGCCGGGTTCGGCTTCGCCTTTCTCTACTTTATTCTGCGCCTGGGTATTAACCCCATCGATGTATTTCGCGGCGGCAGCGGACGGGGCGGATACTGGCGCTGA
- a CDS encoding DUF1883 domain-containing protein: MNFLHYTVRSGADTIIQVNIDHRANIRLMDELNFHKYKLKKRYSFVGGLYDPPRVELRPSRQGEWHIVVDLEGLDGDVHAFVDLLRM, translated from the coding sequence GTGAACTTCCTCCATTATACTGTCAGGTCCGGGGCGGACACGATTATTCAGGTGAATATTGATCATCGTGCCAATATACGTCTTATGGACGAGCTGAATTTTCACAAATACAAGCTGAAAAAGCGCTACTCCTTTGTTGGCGGGCTTTATGATCCGCCCCGGGTAGAGCTTCGTCCTTCACGACAGGGGGAGTGGCATATCGTTGTCGATCTTGAGGGGCTGGATGGCGATGTTCATGCCTTTGTGGATCTTCTGCGAATGTAG
- a CDS encoding adenosine deaminase — MVTTEMIKQLPKVELHDHLDGSLQPQTIIELAEKEGVQLPASTPEELANWFHRGADRKNLSLYLEGFAYTTAVMQSRETLRRVAREHMHTLAEDNVVYAEIRFAPCLHQNQGLNLEEVVESVIEGLDEGSRDTGTSYGLILCAMRHQKVSLEIAELAVAYRSRGVVGFDIAGDEFGHPPKKHLDAFQYIKNRNFNITIHAGEAFGVESIWQAVQICGAHRIGHATRLVEDMVVRGTRIEKMGTLSSYILDKRIPMEICLSSNVQTGAAKSLDTHPFHIYYRNNFRVMLCTDNRLMSNTSLAREMELAVEYYGLDIRDLEKLTINAMKSAFIGYDQRIRLIYDVLKPGFAKLRETTNPNM, encoded by the coding sequence ATGGTAACAACAGAAATGATTAAACAGCTTCCCAAAGTGGAACTTCACGACCATCTCGATGGAAGCCTGCAGCCACAGACGATAATAGAACTTGCAGAAAAAGAGGGCGTCCAGCTGCCGGCCTCCACTCCGGAAGAATTGGCAAACTGGTTTCATCGCGGGGCAGACCGTAAGAACCTTTCCCTTTATCTTGAAGGCTTTGCCTATACGACCGCGGTAATGCAGTCCCGGGAAACCCTTCGGCGCGTGGCCCGGGAACACATGCACACTCTGGCAGAAGACAATGTTGTCTATGCGGAGATCCGCTTTGCCCCCTGCCTTCACCAGAATCAGGGGCTGAATCTTGAAGAGGTGGTTGAATCGGTTATCGAAGGCCTTGACGAGGGGAGCCGGGATACCGGGACCAGTTACGGCCTGATTCTTTGCGCCATGCGGCACCAGAAGGTTTCCCTGGAAATTGCCGAGCTGGCAGTCGCTTACCGTTCCCGGGGTGTCGTCGGCTTCGATATAGCCGGTGACGAATTCGGACACCCGCCAAAAAAACACCTGGATGCCTTTCAATACATCAAGAACCGGAATTTCAACATTACCATTCATGCCGGAGAAGCCTTCGGTGTGGAATCGATATGGCAGGCTGTGCAGATTTGCGGCGCCCACCGCATCGGGCATGCAACCCGCCTGGTGGAAGACATGGTTGTCCGCGGCACACGGATCGAAAAGATGGGAACTCTCTCGTCCTACATTCTGGATAAACGTATTCCCATGGAGATCTGCCTCTCTTCCAATGTTCAAACAGGAGCGGCAAAGAGCCTTGATACCCATCCTTTCCATATTTATTACCGGAACAACTTCCGGGTAATGCTGTGTACGGACAACCGCCTGATGAGCAATACGAGTCTTGCCAGGGAGATGGAGCTGGCTGTGGAGTACTACGGTCTGGATATCCGGGACCTGGAAAAACTGACCATCAATGCCATGAAATCAGCCTTTATCGGCTATGACCAGAGAATCAGGCTTATCTACGACGTACTCAAGCCGGGATTCGCAAAGTTACGGGAGACCACCAATCCCAACATGTAG
- a CDS encoding CHAP domain-containing protein, whose protein sequence is MVRLIIFSSMRVMPVLMLIVLSGCVSLLPGDEVLPASAVTGGDLTETQIRLVEGAGKVLGARRLKIRGRQYPLDCTGTIMAIYAYAGIDLQTPITQFSGNGVTRLYRYIESRDLLYSSDLPLPGDLIFWDNTYDRNNDGAWNDTLTHVGMVVAVDSDGTIHYIHHNYRKGIVIAHMNLLNPDTVSLGDKRLNSAMRMRDGKVYPLWLSSHLYRELGKGWKLKS, encoded by the coding sequence ATGGTACGATTAATAATTTTCAGTTCCATGCGTGTTATGCCTGTGCTCATGCTCATTGTCTTATCCGGCTGCGTAAGCCTGTTACCGGGGGATGAAGTGCTTCCCGCTTCGGCTGTTACGGGCGGGGACCTGACGGAAACCCAGATCCGGCTTGTAGAAGGGGCCGGAAAAGTCCTGGGCGCCCGCCGTCTGAAAATACGGGGAAGGCAGTATCCCCTGGACTGCACCGGAACAATAATGGCCATTTATGCTTATGCCGGAATCGACCTGCAGACCCCCATAACACAATTCAGCGGCAACGGGGTAACCCGCCTCTATCGCTATATTGAAAGCCGCGACCTGCTCTATTCCAGCGATTTACCCCTGCCCGGAGACCTGATATTCTGGGACAACACCTACGACCGGAACAACGACGGGGCGTGGAACGATACCCTGACCCACGTCGGCATGGTTGTCGCCGTTGATAGCGACGGAACCATTCATTACATACATCACAACTACCGCAAGGGAATCGTTATAGCCCATATGAATCTTTTAAATCCTGATACCGTAAGCCTGGGAGACAAGCGTTTGAACTCTGCCATGCGTATGCGGGACGGGAAGGTGTACCCCCTGTGGCTATCCAGCCATCTATACAGGGAACTGGGAAAGGGATGGAAACTGAAAAGCTGA
- a CDS encoding RlmE family RNA methyltransferase: MRGKADHYTIRAKKEGYPARSVYKLKELDEKLHLLPRSGTILDIGAAPGSWSLYARRKGKGRLRIIAVDLQQILIAPDPETTLIIQGDIFSGEVRSRISGHAPFNLIMSDAAPATTGNRTVDCGRSSSLVEGILDLAPELLVPGGSLVMKLFQGGQERRLLNRMQQEFGSARMIKPKACRNESFETFLVGLNYSGKS, from the coding sequence ATGCGCGGCAAAGCAGACCATTACACAATCAGAGCAAAAAAGGAAGGTTATCCTGCCCGCTCGGTATACAAGCTCAAGGAACTGGATGAAAAACTCCATCTGCTGCCCAGGTCCGGAACCATCCTGGATATCGGCGCAGCCCCGGGAAGCTGGAGCCTATATGCCCGGCGTAAAGGTAAAGGCCGGCTCAGGATCATCGCCGTAGACCTGCAGCAGATACTGATAGCCCCTGATCCCGAAACCACCCTGATTATTCAAGGCGACATCTTCAGCGGAGAGGTCCGAAGCCGGATCAGCGGTCATGCGCCCTTTAACCTGATAATGAGCGACGCTGCCCCGGCTACAACAGGAAACCGCACAGTTGACTGCGGGAGATCCAGCTCCCTTGTGGAGGGAATACTCGATCTTGCGCCGGAACTGCTTGTCCCCGGCGGCTCACTGGTCATGAAGCTATTCCAGGGCGGACAGGAACGCCGGCTTTTAAACAGGATGCAGCAGGAGTTCGGCAGCGCCAGAATGATAAAACCCAAGGCCTGTAGAAACGAATCCTTTGAGACCTTTCTTGTCGGACTCAACTACAGTGGAAAAAGCTGA
- a CDS encoding bifunctional diguanylate cyclase/phosphodiesterase yields the protein MEKLRASANAKSPSVPSGNMRFGASLLLLTAGIMAPIGFPHISGVSYPLLALPMLFFLLNGFIRGTTLSILLLIVFYLEISFFLPFSLSGIYRMKLQLIGAMILVNIPAAYLQQRCREQGSHRLSRLLYFDQLTGLPNRNQLIRDIQKIPTPVLFLINIDDFKEINDVFSPKAGDMILRELGELIHTIITEEPCRYYKLTADEFALLFNNAKDTITRQQLSILAESLSSRVAAQEFSIDECEIRLRVTIGIGDSRINANDNVLSQADMALKTAKSIHKPYLFFTQTIDTRENYHKNIHSLKVLTEALEHNRIVPFYMAIINSATGKPDSYECLARLIDPEGTVYPPLFFLEIAKKARLYSQITRMIFRKAAEYFNDLPYQFTINISMDDMDDPETVSTILEILESHPKLQNRVIFEILESESINNYPQVMMFIQLVKTYGCKIAIDDFGSGYSNFENLSRLRVDFLKINGALVRNITRNRQNRFIVENIHTFAAGLGIKTVAEYVEDEFILEQLQIMKIDYLQGYYFGAPAADIVSIPADRLLQNLK from the coding sequence ATGGAAAAACTACGCGCTTCCGCAAATGCGAAATCTCCTTCAGTACCGTCCGGGAATATGCGTTTCGGCGCAAGTCTCCTGCTTTTGACGGCCGGGATTATGGCACCGATTGGATTTCCCCATATCTCCGGGGTCAGCTATCCATTGCTCGCACTTCCAATGCTCTTTTTTCTATTGAACGGCTTTATTCGCGGGACGACCCTCAGTATTCTGCTTCTGATCGTTTTTTATCTGGAAATCTCGTTTTTCCTGCCCTTCTCTTTATCGGGGATTTACAGAATGAAGCTTCAGTTAATCGGTGCGATGATTCTCGTGAATATTCCCGCCGCCTACCTGCAGCAGCGTTGCCGGGAACAGGGCAGTCATCGGCTGTCCCGGCTCCTCTACTTTGATCAGCTTACGGGGCTGCCGAACCGGAACCAATTAATCAGGGATATTCAGAAGATACCGACCCCCGTTCTGTTTCTCATTAACATCGATGACTTCAAGGAGATCAACGATGTCTTCAGCCCCAAGGCCGGGGACATGATCCTCCGAGAGTTGGGGGAACTGATACACACAATTATAACGGAAGAACCCTGCAGGTATTACAAACTCACAGCGGATGAGTTTGCCCTGCTATTCAACAACGCAAAAGACACTATCACCCGTCAGCAGTTGAGTATACTGGCAGAATCCCTGAGCAGCCGGGTTGCGGCACAGGAGTTCTCCATCGATGAATGTGAAATCCGCCTGCGGGTTACCATTGGAATCGGGGACAGCCGCATTAACGCCAACGACAACGTTCTGTCCCAGGCAGATATGGCGCTGAAAACAGCAAAATCGATCCACAAACCTTATCTGTTCTTTACCCAGACTATCGATACCCGGGAAAACTATCATAAAAACATACACTCCCTTAAAGTCCTTACAGAAGCCCTGGAGCATAACAGAATTGTTCCCTTCTACATGGCAATTATAAACAGCGCAACCGGTAAACCTGATTCCTACGAGTGTCTTGCCCGGCTTATTGATCCAGAAGGAACAGTTTATCCTCCCCTCTTTTTCCTGGAGATCGCCAAAAAGGCACGTCTCTATTCCCAGATTACGCGCATGATTTTCAGAAAAGCAGCAGAATACTTTAACGACCTGCCATATCAGTTCACAATAAATATCTCCATGGACGATATGGATGATCCTGAAACGGTTTCGACCATCCTGGAAATACTGGAGTCCCATCCAAAACTCCAGAACCGGGTTATCTTCGAGATTCTCGAGTCGGAAAGTATCAACAATTATCCGCAGGTGATGATGTTCATTCAGCTAGTCAAAACCTACGGCTGCAAAATAGCTATTGATGATTTCGGTTCCGGATACTCCAACTTTGAGAACCTTTCCCGGCTTCGGGTGGATTTTCTCAAGATAAACGGCGCCCTTGTCCGTAATATAACCAGGAATCGCCAAAACCGGTTCATCGTGGAAAACATTCATACCTTTGCTGCCGGACTTGGAATTAAAACCGTCGCCGAGTATGTGGAAGACGAGTTTATTCTCGAACAGCTGCAAATAATGAAAATTGACTATCTCCAGGGCTACTACTTTGGGGCTCCAGCCGCGGATATTGTATCTATACCGGCCGATAGATTGCTGCAGAACTTAAAATAG
- a CDS encoding EAL domain-containing protein produces MINRRTTELADKRTARDDKIRRYRRELEDLKSRYQALAETASDVIIQVSQDLRIVYANSVVQDIFKTSPRKIVGRSFSVLFPTGEFKRVEEKIRNYFLLCLTDRQKKGISNHLELLGETAGNEIIPLEISFGISVSTNNGLIMPCIIRDISERKKTERKLRYLAYHDKLTDLGNRDLFHIYLTEYLNETLRYGERKGALLFLDLDGFKKVNDSLGHHVGDAILVECTHRLHNCLRESDQIFRVENLEMERREEGVFRFGGDEFVVLLPHLRDPREAAVVALKIISDIRRPYSIRENPDLPYISLGVSIGISVIPDDGSDISLLISNADIAMYRAKERGNTYRFFTPEMNREVTRRLHLEEGLRAAICASQLTLYFQPIHRNGKGIVGFEALVRWLHPGEGIVLPNDFISLAEETGIIVPLGAMVLLKACRMLSHLQHHGCAHLYVSVNISPRQFDDPFFERKIAEAVEKYQVDPRGLKLEMTEGVFIRNPREASLRIQELKDRFPGLSFMIDDFGTGFSSFSYLSKLPVDVIKIDQTFVAGLDQEHNRKIVKGIINLVKSLDLDVVAEGVQSQEHVKYLEKHGCYQHQGFYYYKPMKTDELLHLLWEQNRHNGKEVCSGWQGKQEKSTGRPAAASS; encoded by the coding sequence ATGATAAACAGGCGTACCACGGAGCTCGCAGATAAGCGCACAGCCCGGGATGATAAAATCCGTCGCTATCGCAGGGAGCTGGAGGATCTTAAAAGCCGCTATCAGGCCCTGGCAGAAACAGCCTCCGATGTTATTATCCAGGTTTCCCAGGATCTGCGTATTGTGTATGCCAATTCCGTGGTGCAGGACATCTTCAAAACCTCCCCCCGCAAGATTGTCGGCCGTTCATTTTCGGTTTTGTTTCCGACCGGAGAGTTCAAACGGGTTGAAGAGAAAATCCGGAACTATTTTTTGTTGTGCCTGACGGACCGGCAAAAAAAGGGAATAAGTAATCATCTGGAACTTCTCGGGGAAACAGCCGGCAATGAAATAATTCCTCTTGAGATTTCCTTCGGAATATCCGTTTCTACAAACAACGGCCTGATTATGCCGTGCATTATTCGGGATATATCTGAACGGAAGAAAACTGAACGTAAGCTCCGTTACCTGGCCTATCATGATAAACTCACGGATCTTGGAAACCGGGACCTCTTCCATATCTATTTAACGGAATATCTGAATGAGACTCTGCGCTATGGAGAGCGAAAGGGTGCTCTCCTTTTTCTGGACCTTGACGGTTTTAAGAAGGTTAATGACTCTCTCGGACATCATGTGGGGGACGCAATCCTTGTGGAGTGTACCCATCGGCTTCATAACTGCCTGCGCGAGAGTGACCAGATTTTTCGGGTCGAAAACCTGGAGATGGAGCGGCGCGAGGAGGGGGTGTTCCGTTTTGGGGGCGACGAGTTTGTCGTTCTACTGCCTCATTTGCGGGATCCCCGGGAGGCCGCGGTTGTCGCGCTCAAGATTATCAGCGATATCCGCAGGCCCTACTCCATCCGGGAAAATCCCGACTTGCCCTATATCAGTCTTGGCGTCAGCATAGGTATTTCTGTTATTCCCGATGACGGCAGTGATATTTCTCTCCTTATTTCCAATGCAGATATAGCGATGTATCGGGCGAAGGAGCGGGGTAACACCTACCGCTTCTTTACCCCGGAGATGAACAGAGAGGTTACCCGCCGACTCCATCTTGAGGAGGGCCTGCGGGCGGCTATCTGTGCCTCCCAGCTTACCCTCTATTTTCAGCCGATTCACCGGAATGGAAAGGGTATTGTCGGCTTTGAAGCCCTTGTCAGATGGCTTCATCCCGGGGAGGGCATTGTACTTCCCAATGATTTTATCTCCCTGGCCGAAGAGACCGGAATTATAGTCCCCCTGGGAGCTATGGTTCTGCTGAAAGCCTGCCGTATGCTGAGTCATCTTCAGCACCACGGCTGCGCCCATCTTTATGTAAGTGTCAACATAAGCCCCCGCCAGTTTGATGATCCCTTCTTTGAGCGTAAGATTGCGGAAGCAGTTGAAAAATACCAGGTTGACCCGCGTGGGCTTAAACTTGAGATGACCGAGGGAGTTTTTATTCGTAATCCCCGGGAGGCATCGCTGCGTATCCAGGAGCTGAAAGACCGTTTTCCGGGACTCAGCTTTATGATCGATGATTTTGGTACCGGGTTTTCCTCCTTCAGTTATCTGTCAAAACTTCCGGTGGACGTAATTAAGATCGATCAAACCTTTGTTGCCGGGCTTGATCAGGAACACAACCGCAAGATTGTCAAAGGTATTATTAATCTTGTAAAGAGTCTTGATCTGGATGTTGTTGCAGAGGGTGTTCAGAGCCAGGAGCATGTGAAGTATCTGGAAAAACACGGCTGTTACCAGCATCAGGGGTTTTACTATTACAAACCCATGAAGACGGATGAGTTGCTGCATCTGCTCTGGGAACAGAACCGTCATAACGGAAAGGAGGTGTGCAGTGGCTGGCAAGGAAAGCAGGAAAAAAGCACAGGAAGACCCGCGGCAGCTTCTTCTTAA